From the Octopus sinensis linkage group LG28, ASM634580v1, whole genome shotgun sequence genome, one window contains:
- the LOC118768279 gene encoding zinc finger protein 98-like, which translates to MAAKPLHQCDVCKKTFSRGGNLATHKRIHTGDKPHHCDICGKSFSRASTLTTHKYIHTGEKPYRCDICGRLFSVDSSLTRHKRIHTGDKPYQCDICDKSFSDAGSLTAHKRFHTGEKPYQCDVCGKSFSQRGTLSTHMFIHTGEKKYHCDICGMLFSRRFHLTRHKLTHTGERLYSCDICGKSFSESSIVIKHKRVHTGEKPYHCDICGKSFSGGSTLTIHKRIHSGEKPYHCDICGKSFSASFGLTRHKRIHTGEKPYHCDICGKTFCDGSALVTHKRIHTGENPYHCDICGKSFAQNGELSQHKCIHTGRKPYRCDTCGKSFLQRRLLTAHKHYPCKE; encoded by the coding sequence GCAAAGCCGTTACACCAGTGTGATGTATGTAAAAAGACTTTCTCTCGTGGAGGTAACCTTGCTACccacaaacgtatccatacaggagacaaaccccatcactgcgatatctgtgggaaatcattctctagaGCAAGTACTttaactacacacaaatatattcatactggagagaagccatatcgctgtgatatctgtggtagattATTCTCTGTTGACAGTAGCTTAActcgacacaaacgtattcatacgggagacaaaccatatcagtgtgatatctgtgacaaGTCTTTCTCAGATGCAGGTAGCTTAACTGCTCACAAACGAttccatacaggtgagaagccatatcaatgtgatgtctgtggtaaatcattctctcagagagGTACCTTATCTACACACATGtttattcacacaggagagaaaaaatatcactgtgatatctgtggtatgtTGTTCTCACGCAGGTTTCACTTGACTCGACACAAACTCACCCACACAGGTGAGAGATTGTacagctgtgatatctgtggaaaatcattctctgaaagtagcATCGTAATTaagcacaaacgtgttcataccggagaaaaaccgtatcactgtgatatctgtgggaaatcattctcagGGGGAAGTACCCTGACTATTCACAAACGGATTCactcaggagagaaaccatatcactgtgacatttgtggtaaatctttctctgcaAGTTTTGGTTTGACTAgacacaaacgaattcatacaggagaaaagccgtatcactgtgatatctgtggtaaaacgttCTGCGATGGAAGTGCACTGGTTActcacaaacgaattcatacaggagagaatccttatcactgtgatatctgtggtaagtctttTGCCCAAAATGGTGAATTAAGTcaacacaaatgcattcatactggaaggaaaccatatcgctgtgacacctgtggtaaatcattcttgcaAAGAAGACTTCTAACTGCTCACAAACATTACCCTTGCAAGGAATAA
- the LOC118768292 gene encoding zinc finger protein 239-like — protein MEFELRDNEVNCNTQSLRIDFTEDETEEEEKTSFHCDVCNKSFFLKDEQTIHKCFHAGEDLYRCDICGKSFSEKVRLTTHKHIHAGVEPYRCNTCGKSFSQNHSLAIHKCIHIVVKSHHCDICGKSFSGNSNLTTHKRIHTGDKQYHCDICGLPYHCDICGKSFSQNHHLTTHKYIHTGEKPYQCDICGKSFSQNHHLITHKRIHTGEKPYPCNICGKSFSQSYHLSKHKRIHTGEKPYHCDICGKSFFQNHTLISHKHIHTGEKPYHCDVCEKSFSQKGNLTTHKHIHAGKKP, from the exons ATGGAATTTGAATTACGTGATAATGAGGTTAATTGTAATACACAGTCGTTAAGGATTGATTTTACTGAAgatgaaacagaagaagaagagaaaacatcatttcactgtgatgtctgcaaCAAGTCCTTCTTTCTCAAAGATGAACAGACGATTCACAAATGTTTCCATGCAGGAGAGGATCTCTAtcgctgtgacatctgtggtaaatcattctctgaaaaggtTCGTTtgaccacacataaacacattcacgcaGGTGTCGAGCCGTATCGCTgtaatacctgtggtaaatcattctctcagaatcatAGCTTAGCTATTCACAAATGCATCCACATTGTGGTTAAGTCacatcattgcgatatctgtggtaaatcattctctggaaatagcaacctaaccactcacaaacgtattcatacag GAGACAAacaatatcattgtgatatctgtg gaTT accatatcactgtgatatctgtggtaaatcattctctcaaaatcaccacttaactactcacaaatacattcacacaggagagaaaccttatcagtgtgatatctgtggtaaatcattctctcagaatcatCATTTAATTACTCATaagcgcattcatacaggtgagaaaccctaTCCCTGTAATATTTGCggtaaatctttttctcaaaGTTACCACTTgagtaaacacaaacgtattcatacgggagagaaaccatatcattgtgatatctgtg gtaaatccttctttCAGAACCATACCTTAatttctcacaaacacattcacacaggagagaagccttatcactgtgatgtaTGTGAAAAGTCTTTCTCTCAAAAAggtaacttaactactcacaaacataTCCACGCAGGAAAGAAACCATAA